The following proteins are encoded in a genomic region of Reichenbachiella sp.:
- a CDS encoding polysaccharide biosynthesis protein, translated as MLNNQSIFITGGTGTLGRAFIKKALAEYPDIKEITIYSRDEMKQYELRRDYPSSCFPKIKWVIGDIRDAERLSDKMRGADIVIHTAAMKHIPICEENPEECLKTNVEGTKNVIQAALENGVKKTILSSTDKAVDPISIYGNSKQAAEKLFLNASNEVSKFAIIRLGNIWGSRGSVVPLFKELAKTGIIPITHPDMTRFFCTEEQSAESIFYTIQNMQGGKIIIPKMEARKIVDIAHEIAPDCEHRIIGLRGFEKVGEKLVSDIELDHLHKFDEYWVISKFLPTNSTAQDFQSLDSSSFLNYKLN; from the coding sequence ATGCTGAACAATCAGTCCATATTCATTACTGGAGGAACAGGAACGCTAGGTCGCGCTTTTATCAAAAAAGCTCTTGCTGAATACCCAGATATCAAAGAGATTACGATTTATTCTCGCGATGAGATGAAACAGTACGAATTGCGCCGCGACTATCCGAGTTCATGCTTTCCAAAGATAAAGTGGGTCATTGGTGATATTAGAGATGCGGAAAGACTCAGTGACAAAATGAGAGGGGCTGATATTGTGATTCACACGGCCGCCATGAAGCATATACCAATCTGTGAGGAAAATCCTGAAGAATGCCTTAAAACCAATGTGGAAGGCACAAAAAATGTAATTCAGGCGGCTTTAGAAAATGGTGTCAAGAAAACAATACTTTCTTCAACGGACAAAGCCGTAGACCCTATTTCAATCTACGGCAATTCTAAACAAGCAGCGGAGAAACTATTTCTGAATGCAAGTAATGAGGTCAGTAAATTTGCCATTATTAGACTAGGTAACATTTGGGGTTCTAGGGGCTCAGTGGTGCCTCTATTTAAAGAATTGGCCAAAACTGGAATAATTCCGATTACACACCCAGACATGACCAGGTTTTTTTGTACTGAAGAGCAATCTGCTGAAAGTATATTTTACACAATACAAAATATGCAAGGAGGTAAAATTATCATCCCAAAAATGGAGGCTCGGAAAATTGTGGATATTGCCCATGAAATAGCACCCGATTGTGAACATCGAATTATTGGACTGAGGGGGTTTGAGAAAGTTGGGGAGAAGTTGGTATCAGATATTGAGTTGGATCATCTTCATAAGTTTGATGAATATTGGGTAATATCTAAATTTTTACCAACAAACTCAACGGCACAAGACTTTCAGTCATTAGATAGCAGTTCGTTCCTAAATTATAAATTGAACTAA
- a CDS encoding acyltransferase: MTKPKIIEASIRDVTCGSSVTIIQPVNIYECTLEDGTFVGPFVEIQKRVKIGKRTKIQSHSFICELVTIGMDCFIGHGVCFINDLFSKGRPAGGDQSLWKETMVGNRVSIGSNATILPVNICDDVVIGAGAVVTKNIIVPGIYVGNPARLLKK; this comes from the coding sequence ATGACCAAGCCCAAAATTATAGAAGCTTCTATTCGTGATGTAACCTGTGGTAGCAGTGTGACTATAATACAGCCTGTGAATATCTATGAATGCACTTTAGAGGATGGCACTTTTGTGGGTCCGTTTGTAGAAATACAAAAGAGAGTGAAAATTGGCAAGCGCACAAAAATACAATCTCATTCATTTATTTGTGAGTTAGTGACCATAGGTATGGATTGCTTTATTGGCCATGGTGTTTGTTTCATAAATGACCTTTTTAGTAAAGGAAGGCCAGCTGGTGGTGATCAATCTCTTTGGAAAGAAACTATGGTAGGCAACAGAGTTTCTATAGGCTCGAACGCAACTATCTTGCCAGTGAACATTTGTGATGATGTAGTTATAGGAGCAGGAGCTGTAGTGACTAAAAATATTATCGTCCCTGGCATATATGTGGGGAATCCTGCACGCTTACTCAAAAAATGA
- a CDS encoding glycosyltransferase — translation MVKALLISNFESHPVNSGRTTRLTNLVDHLNDHCNIECHLLVISDKEKMSDETKNYWGDRLFSLFTPKKISWKKHSLFDKIVARLKKWILRKYYQNIDVDTLYDQRLVPAIEKIQATYSFDIIISEYIFMSGYLKCFPESHKLIDTHDVFSNRFKIFSQQNIALPLESCSSTDERKALLRANAVIAIQNNDKDYFKKLTQGKVPVATVGYLYEHRQVNLNELQFNNTLLFFATATSWNISAYNTILTEILPKLKEQNIEFHTIVAGSITKHIIPKEEIEYIPYVENIQELYDRADLIINPTSFGTGLKIKSIEALKYNKLVVAHRHAFLGVEQVEQAVSLASNSKEMSQAIIELLSSVSTRDRLRAGIANFNQSYYQQNLNSLKKLTSTS, via the coding sequence ATGGTTAAAGCTCTATTAATTAGCAATTTCGAATCGCATCCGGTCAATTCCGGCAGAACTACACGCCTAACCAACCTTGTTGATCATCTAAATGATCATTGCAATATTGAATGCCATCTTCTTGTAATCTCCGATAAAGAGAAGATGTCTGATGAAACAAAAAATTATTGGGGAGACCGATTATTCTCCTTATTCACTCCAAAAAAAATTAGCTGGAAAAAACATAGTCTATTTGACAAAATAGTGGCACGGCTAAAAAAATGGATTTTGAGAAAATATTATCAAAACATAGATGTCGATACATTGTATGATCAACGTCTTGTACCTGCCATTGAAAAAATCCAAGCCACTTATTCATTCGATATTATCATTAGTGAATACATATTTATGTCTGGATATCTCAAATGTTTTCCAGAAAGCCATAAGCTCATAGACACTCATGACGTTTTCTCAAATCGGTTCAAAATATTCAGTCAGCAAAATATAGCACTGCCTCTTGAAAGCTGTTCATCAACGGACGAACGCAAAGCTTTGCTCAGAGCTAATGCAGTAATTGCAATTCAAAATAATGACAAAGACTATTTTAAGAAACTTACTCAAGGTAAAGTACCAGTAGCTACGGTTGGTTATCTATATGAGCATAGACAAGTCAATTTAAATGAATTGCAATTCAATAACACACTTCTATTTTTCGCAACAGCTACCTCGTGGAATATCAGTGCCTATAATACAATCTTAACAGAAATACTTCCAAAGCTGAAAGAGCAAAATATAGAGTTTCATACTATCGTAGCTGGAAGTATCACAAAACATATTATACCAAAAGAGGAAATAGAATACATTCCTTATGTAGAAAACATCCAAGAGCTATATGATCGTGCAGATTTGATAATCAATCCAACATCGTTTGGCACAGGCTTGAAAATAAAATCTATTGAGGCACTCAAATACAATAAATTGGTTGTGGCTCACCGACATGCCTTTTTGGGTGTTGAGCAGGTAGAGCAAGCTGTCAGCCTAGCCTCAAATAGCAAAGAGATGAGTCAGGCAATTATTGAACTACTTTCATCTGTCTCGACAAGAGATAGATTGAGGGCAGGAATTGCAAATTTCAATCAGAGCTATTATCAACAGAATTTGAATTCATTAAAAAAACTAACCTCAACCTCATGA
- a CDS encoding glycosyltransferase family 2 protein gives MTSRISILMPAYNAEASIIRAIDSILLQTHQNWELLVLDDCSTDQTMRLIQSVNDSRVKFYSNPKNLGYLKSCNLLFEKCTGDYITFQDADDYSDPKRIALQLAEFSKDNDLALCGTQIYLFDNKSRSERRYPMKDTELKKELPHSFPFCGATIMIKREMYEKYGGYHEAFDRIGYEDYEWAGRIILENKAINLPDAVYYYQYSENSITKNITAAENFISFELAQYMLFEGVSSKKLIEKKKEQLLLPFRQDPSLMHRRNCDLHAYNRNINKQRLSAWNAFRIRPYYLINIKYLISALLKPNSK, from the coding sequence ATGACCTCGAGGATTTCCATATTGATGCCAGCCTATAATGCGGAAGCCTCGATCATAAGGGCAATTGATAGCATACTTTTACAGACCCATCAAAATTGGGAACTACTCGTGTTAGACGATTGCTCCACAGATCAGACGATGCGTCTTATTCAATCTGTAAATGACTCAAGAGTAAAGTTCTATTCGAATCCAAAAAATCTAGGTTATTTAAAAAGTTGCAATCTACTTTTTGAAAAATGTACAGGTGACTATATTACGTTTCAAGACGCTGATGATTATTCTGATCCAAAAAGGATTGCCTTACAACTGGCTGAATTTTCTAAAGATAATGACCTTGCGCTATGCGGTACACAGATTTATTTGTTTGATAACAAATCTAGATCCGAAAGGAGATATCCTATGAAGGACACGGAATTGAAAAAAGAATTACCTCACAGCTTTCCGTTCTGTGGAGCTACTATAATGATCAAACGTGAAATGTATGAAAAGTATGGGGGCTACCATGAGGCATTTGATCGCATAGGTTATGAAGACTATGAATGGGCAGGACGAATAATTTTAGAAAATAAAGCAATAAACCTTCCTGACGCCGTCTATTACTATCAATATTCGGAAAATTCAATTACAAAAAACATTACGGCAGCCGAAAATTTCATCAGCTTTGAATTGGCTCAATACATGCTCTTCGAAGGCGTAAGCTCGAAAAAATTAATCGAAAAGAAAAAAGAACAGCTGCTTCTGCCTTTCAGGCAGGACCCATCACTGATGCATCGACGGAATTGTGATCTTCATGCATACAACAGAAACATTAACAAGCAGCGCCTGTCTGCATGGAATGCTTTTAGGATTAGACCTTATTATCTGATCAATATAAAGTACCTGATCAGTGCACTACTCAAACCTAATTCCAAATGA
- a CDS encoding glycosyltransferase family 61 protein, producing the protein MNSITKWSKAIRSLLLSIKYHRWNNRLAQKKDILDRPGLLELHKNNIHYFGKDEVIEFNKESFQFINRSESTQCEFFSRILTENALTIPKPFYVRLSNSHLVGHYAVVVQDGKILLESTYNTLFYLRKTGDAKYLMNLRLAKKNDHHFKKAISLVNILDSSYFFWLTNFLPQLEPHLPELLKDTNFKIIVAKKPKRFQIETLHHLGLEKNLFQWDKTHAHVEHLIVPSVLNAHIPYDQYQLIQLLSPRMIHWLRSAFIVNKKEPLKNIYISRAQSYGRQLINEDKLLPYLKSADFERVFLEDLSFSEQVRLFASANNVIATHGAGLINLIFSSNANIIEFFPAKWTLNRSNIFQLSNHLDHRYKFILLDPVNKQLDMKIAIEDMKDIIKKHVR; encoded by the coding sequence ATGAATAGTATAACTAAATGGTCTAAAGCAATTCGTTCACTATTACTTTCCATCAAATACCATCGGTGGAATAATAGATTAGCTCAGAAAAAGGATATTCTGGACAGACCTGGGTTATTAGAATTACATAAAAACAATATCCATTACTTTGGCAAAGATGAAGTCATCGAATTCAATAAAGAAAGTTTCCAATTTATTAATCGTTCTGAATCTACTCAATGCGAATTTTTCAGTCGAATTCTTACCGAAAATGCATTAACCATTCCCAAACCATTCTATGTCCGCTTATCCAATAGCCATCTCGTTGGGCATTACGCAGTAGTAGTTCAAGATGGTAAAATTTTATTGGAATCCACTTACAATACACTTTTCTACCTACGTAAAACTGGAGATGCTAAATATTTGATGAACCTTCGTTTGGCAAAAAAGAATGACCATCACTTCAAAAAGGCCATTTCGCTCGTCAACATATTAGATTCCAGTTACTTTTTTTGGTTAACTAATTTCCTCCCACAACTTGAACCTCATTTACCTGAACTCTTAAAAGACACCAATTTTAAAATCATTGTAGCAAAAAAACCTAAACGTTTTCAAATCGAGACCTTGCACCACCTTGGTTTAGAAAAAAACTTATTTCAATGGGATAAGACTCATGCACATGTCGAACACCTTATCGTACCTTCGGTGTTGAATGCTCACATACCCTACGACCAATATCAGCTAATCCAATTATTATCTCCTAGGATGATTCATTGGCTGAGAAGTGCTTTTATAGTAAACAAGAAGGAGCCACTAAAAAACATCTACATTTCACGTGCCCAGTCCTACGGTCGTCAGTTGATCAATGAGGACAAACTACTTCCTTATCTAAAAAGCGCAGATTTTGAAAGGGTCTTTTTAGAAGACCTCTCATTTTCTGAGCAAGTGAGGCTTTTTGCCTCTGCCAATAATGTAATAGCCACACATGGAGCTGGACTTATCAATTTAATATTTTCGTCCAATGCCAACATTATAGAATTTTTTCCTGCTAAATGGACATTAAACCGAAGCAATATTTTTCAGCTATCCAATCACCTTGATCACAGGTACAAGTTCATCCTGCTCGATCCGGTCAACAAACAGCTCGATATGAAAATAGCTATTGAGGACATGAAAGACATCATAAAAAAGCATGTTAGATAG
- a CDS encoding Gfo/Idh/MocA family oxidoreductase, protein MIKQNRFNPPVEAVKKAIEEGRLGKIQSVQLSCFWNRNEDYYASSWKGTMDLDGGTLYTQFSHFIDLLYWIVGDVKTVKGFSRNFAHNEIIEFEDAGVVALEFQSGAIGSINYTVNSHQKNMEGSLTIFGDKGTVKIGGQYLNELEYQSIENFEIKNLKGGNTANNYGSYSGSMSNHDQVYQNLVEVLQGNSSISASAFDGLKSVEIIDKIYQEIR, encoded by the coding sequence GTGATCAAACAAAATCGCTTTAATCCACCGGTTGAGGCGGTCAAAAAAGCCATTGAAGAGGGGAGATTAGGAAAAATACAATCCGTCCAACTGAGTTGCTTTTGGAACAGAAATGAGGATTATTATGCTAGTTCGTGGAAGGGCACTATGGATTTAGATGGAGGAACCTTGTATACGCAGTTTAGTCATTTTATTGATTTGCTCTATTGGATTGTGGGGGATGTGAAAACAGTGAAAGGATTTAGTAGGAATTTTGCTCATAACGAAATCATTGAATTTGAGGATGCAGGAGTTGTGGCTTTAGAATTTCAATCTGGAGCGATCGGAAGCATTAACTACACAGTGAATTCGCACCAAAAAAATATGGAAGGCTCCCTAACCATTTTTGGAGATAAGGGTACCGTGAAAATTGGCGGTCAATATCTCAATGAATTGGAATATCAGAGCATTGAAAATTTTGAGATCAAAAATCTGAAAGGGGGCAACACGGCCAATAATTATGGAAGTTATAGTGGTTCTATGTCCAATCATGATCAGGTTTATCAAAACCTCGTTGAGGTCCTACAAGGAAACTCCTCTATAAGTGCCTCTGCTTTTGATGGCCTAAAAAGTGTTGAAATCATTGATAAAATTTATCAAGAGATAAGATGA
- a CDS encoding class I SAM-dependent methyltransferase encodes MSDNNNFMFKDLESQEFLIPERLRSWWKNYLTNHKARYEFTIQNFISDSQSAILEIGSIPCHLLYMLKQLGHQVKAVDLAPERLSEFIEKNGLDVKKVDIEQEQLPFQDNSFDLILFAEVLEHLRINPLFCLKEIYRVLKPNGKIILSTPNISILNKINFIRGLGYQGNPVEEFSKLEKIGHMGHIRLYEKNEIELMLTHNGFGQFQSCYFGGYPKGLLAQLLKPVYGQKLKSKIFISASK; translated from the coding sequence ATGTCAGATAATAACAATTTCATGTTTAAGGACTTAGAGTCACAAGAATTTCTTATTCCAGAACGTCTAAGGTCATGGTGGAAGAACTATTTAACAAATCATAAAGCAAGGTATGAATTCACAATTCAAAACTTTATTTCTGATTCTCAAAGTGCAATCTTAGAGATTGGGAGTATTCCTTGTCATTTGTTATACATGCTAAAACAACTTGGACATCAAGTTAAGGCTGTGGACCTAGCACCCGAGAGGTTATCTGAATTTATTGAAAAAAATGGATTAGATGTTAAGAAAGTTGATATTGAGCAAGAACAATTGCCTTTCCAGGACAACTCTTTTGATTTGATTCTGTTTGCAGAAGTACTTGAGCACTTGCGCATTAACCCCTTATTCTGTCTAAAAGAAATTTATAGAGTTCTTAAACCAAATGGAAAGATAATTTTATCGACACCCAATATATCAATACTAAATAAAATCAATTTTATAAGAGGATTGGGCTATCAGGGGAATCCGGTAGAAGAGTTTTCTAAGCTCGAAAAAATCGGTCACATGGGACACATTCGTCTGTATGAAAAAAATGAAATTGAGCTGATGCTGACACATAATGGCTTTGGACAATTTCAATCTTGCTATTTTGGCGGTTATCCAAAAGGTCTGTTGGCACAATTATTAAAGCCCGTTTACGGACAAAAACTCAAGTCTAAAATTTTTATTAGTGCAAGTAAATAA
- a CDS encoding glycosyltransferase, with product MSKNNQMVSIITAAFNASKYVSETIESVLRQEYTNWELIVVDNNSNDNTLQIVKSFADKRIIGISEYKQGVGHARNAGLKIMKGSFFCFLDADDVMPPTALSSRLQIFESNPNLDFVDGRVQYVDEVLVPINKKYTPSFIGMPFDRLLKLDSSCLFGNTWMIKKDPTENYTFQTDMTHAEDLFFYLSISRGKQYSFTSDTVLLYRQREGSAMSDIRGLENGYIKLIKKIKIRLNTPFKTLFLLKLKIAKIMCLSFLFHDRNFVAAIKSPIRILKA from the coding sequence ATGTCAAAAAATAATCAAATGGTCTCCATTATTACTGCAGCATTCAACGCAAGTAAGTATGTATCTGAAACCATTGAATCAGTACTTCGCCAAGAATACACCAACTGGGAACTGATTGTAGTAGACAATAACAGTAATGATAATACGCTCCAAATTGTCAAATCATTTGCAGACAAAAGGATTATTGGAATCTCTGAATACAAGCAAGGAGTGGGACATGCCAGAAACGCAGGACTCAAAATAATGAAAGGAAGTTTTTTTTGTTTTCTCGATGCAGACGATGTGATGCCTCCGACTGCACTTTCGTCTAGATTACAAATTTTCGAATCAAATCCAAATCTCGACTTTGTAGATGGTCGAGTTCAATATGTAGATGAAGTACTAGTCCCTATTAATAAGAAATATACTCCATCTTTTATTGGCATGCCCTTCGATCGTTTGTTGAAATTGGATTCGAGTTGTCTCTTTGGCAATACCTGGATGATCAAAAAAGATCCTACTGAAAATTACACCTTCCAAACGGATATGACCCATGCAGAAGATTTATTTTTCTATCTCAGTATTAGTCGAGGCAAACAATATAGCTTTACCTCGGACACCGTGCTGCTCTATAGGCAGAGGGAGGGTTCGGCCATGAGTGATATTCGAGGGCTAGAAAATGGATACATCAAACTCATCAAAAAAATAAAAATTCGACTTAATACCCCCTTTAAAACCTTGTTTTTACTCAAATTGAAAATCGCCAAAATAATGTGCTTGTCCTTCTTGTTTCATGATCGTAATTTTGTAGCAGCAATCAAATCTCCAATCAGAATACTAAAGGCTTGA
- a CDS encoding oligosaccharide flippase family protein, with protein MNLIESISNIFKGLKRKNSLVQNISIVFSGNVFSILLQLTFAPILSRIFSPQAYGEYALYNLIISNITFFSALSLPSVYVLPKEEYKFLALSKVVFLNAIAISILSFFTYFLFKPLFDFEVSIKEIVGIFGVLLITIINTTQSHWNIRKKRFLKNTKMRAACSFIGKSGTAGIGKYLAPNGFGLLSGNFISGFLALFLTLKRQQLIVLFRYYTSSNWKELIATLKENVNVIKYIFPARLITKFSSDLPIIAIGALMGVQQLGHYTFALTFINMPIQLFENSISPVVFQKANELYLTSRTAFEDFFVKSFKHTVFISLVPLTVISLIAPSVFEFAFGTEWKDAGYVASLLSTKYIITTVLAPYTSFWRIMKREKRLFALTTASFIFRNGPLLLLFLDIGFFRFLYIYSIVSSIAPLINLTDLMYSVLPRRRASKIWTITILLILLSFIIIGLNSYQIIFENVR; from the coding sequence TTGAATCTGATTGAATCCATATCAAATATTTTTAAAGGCCTCAAAAGGAAAAATTCTCTAGTACAAAATATTAGCATTGTATTTTCTGGAAACGTGTTTTCCATTCTATTACAACTAACTTTTGCACCAATATTAAGCCGTATTTTTAGCCCTCAAGCATATGGTGAATATGCATTATACAACCTTATTATAAGCAACATTACTTTTTTCTCTGCTTTATCACTTCCTTCAGTTTATGTTCTCCCAAAAGAGGAATACAAATTTCTTGCTTTATCAAAAGTTGTTTTTTTAAACGCTATTGCAATTTCCATATTAAGTTTTTTCACCTATTTCTTATTCAAACCGTTATTTGATTTCGAAGTTTCTATAAAAGAAATTGTAGGGATCTTTGGAGTATTACTGATAACTATTATCAATACCACTCAATCGCATTGGAACATAAGGAAAAAAAGATTTCTTAAGAACACAAAAATGAGAGCTGCTTGTAGTTTTATTGGCAAGTCAGGAACTGCAGGAATTGGGAAGTATTTAGCCCCAAACGGATTTGGACTATTATCAGGTAATTTCATTTCAGGATTTTTGGCCCTTTTCCTCACACTCAAAAGACAACAACTCATTGTTTTATTCAGATACTACACTAGTAGTAATTGGAAGGAGTTGATCGCCACCTTAAAAGAAAATGTAAATGTGATAAAGTACATTTTTCCCGCAAGATTAATCACCAAATTCTCCTCAGACCTGCCCATTATTGCGATTGGTGCACTAATGGGCGTCCAACAGTTAGGGCATTACACCTTTGCTCTGACATTTATTAATATGCCTATTCAATTGTTTGAAAATTCCATTTCCCCAGTAGTTTTTCAAAAAGCAAATGAATTATACCTTACTTCCAGGACAGCGTTTGAGGATTTTTTCGTTAAGTCATTTAAGCACACGGTATTTATCAGTTTAGTTCCTTTGACGGTAATATCACTGATTGCACCTAGTGTCTTTGAATTTGCCTTTGGAACAGAATGGAAGGACGCTGGCTATGTTGCTAGTTTACTCTCCACAAAGTATATTATTACTACAGTGCTTGCTCCCTATACAAGCTTTTGGAGAATTATGAAAAGGGAAAAAAGGCTTTTTGCACTTACTACAGCCTCGTTTATTTTCAGAAATGGCCCATTGCTTTTGCTTTTTTTAGATATAGGTTTCTTCAGATTCCTTTACATTTACTCCATAGTATCATCTATTGCTCCACTTATAAACCTTACAGATCTTATGTATTCTGTCTTACCTAGGAGGCGAGCCAGCAAAATTTGGACTATAACCATTCTATTGATCCTCTTGAGTTTTATAATTATTGGCCTAAATAGCTACCAAATTATTTTTGAAAATGTCAGATAA
- a CDS encoding glycosyltransferase, with protein sequence MNQLVLLTIEFPYGKGENFLETEIKYLSEKFDAVFVIPSRNNNNPTRQLPKNCQLLNDLSKLPNETFSFKKFLKFWNQALVVYIYTLLFSAHRVKYIKYIGSLLHHLYNDISKLETLENLVEKKHLKDALFYDYWMLNDGISLAILKRQNKIRNLVCRAHGFDLYDDVHVEGVIPFREYKVKYFQKIYCISEHGQNYLKSVITPKHAKNKVLKSYLGVPDPNEILGTNQNKLPQIVSCSSMTDNKSVDLIAKSISKMKTGCQWIHFGDGINMKKVAKLVAEFPPHISVDLKGHVPNSHLLGYYKKNSIDIFISMSRSEGLPVSMMEAQSYGIPIVAPHVNGIPEIVNHKTGILIGDRATTEEVAKILDDILSRKIPFNKDEARQHYLDNFNADRNYTAFANDLLKHTIAKNE encoded by the coding sequence ATGAACCAACTAGTTCTTTTGACAATCGAATTTCCATATGGAAAGGGAGAAAATTTTCTTGAAACCGAGATCAAATACTTGAGTGAAAAATTTGACGCCGTCTTCGTCATTCCCTCTAGAAACAACAACAACCCTACCCGACAATTGCCAAAAAATTGTCAATTACTGAACGATTTGAGTAAACTACCAAATGAAACTTTTTCCTTTAAAAAGTTTTTGAAATTTTGGAATCAAGCCTTAGTTGTATATATCTATACACTTCTTTTTTCTGCCCATCGGGTAAAATATATAAAATATATCGGCAGCTTACTTCACCACCTATATAATGATATATCTAAGCTGGAAACATTGGAAAACCTAGTGGAGAAGAAGCACCTCAAAGATGCCCTGTTCTACGACTACTGGATGCTAAATGATGGAATTTCACTAGCGATCTTAAAACGACAAAATAAAATTCGAAATCTAGTGTGCAGAGCGCATGGGTTTGACTTATATGACGATGTACATGTAGAGGGAGTCATTCCTTTTAGGGAGTACAAAGTAAAATACTTTCAAAAAATATACTGCATTTCGGAGCACGGTCAAAATTATCTCAAATCGGTAATCACCCCAAAGCACGCGAAAAACAAAGTACTTAAAAGCTATTTAGGAGTTCCTGACCCAAATGAAATACTTGGAACAAATCAAAACAAACTTCCTCAAATAGTGTCCTGTTCGAGTATGACCGACAACAAATCTGTAGACCTCATTGCAAAAAGTATCTCCAAAATGAAAACTGGTTGTCAATGGATACATTTTGGAGATGGAATCAACATGAAAAAGGTGGCTAAATTAGTTGCAGAATTTCCACCACATATTTCTGTTGACCTTAAGGGTCATGTTCCCAATTCGCACCTATTAGGTTATTATAAAAAAAACTCCATCGACATATTTATATCCATGAGCAGAAGTGAAGGGTTGCCTGTATCTATGATGGAAGCCCAATCTTATGGCATACCTATAGTCGCTCCTCACGTAAATGGCATACCTGAAATAGTAAACCATAAGACTGGCATCTTAATCGGTGATCGTGCAACAACAGAAGAAGTAGCAAAAATTTTGGATGACATTCTCTCTAGAAAAATTCCCTTCAACAAGGATGAAGCACGTCAACATTATTTAGATAATTTTAACGCAGACAGAAATTATACTGCTTTCGCAAATGACCTTTTGAAACATACAATCGCTAAAAATGAATAG
- a CDS encoding FkbM family methyltransferase, translated as MKSIIKKIFRQETYAYKSLSRVYHIRSYWKPTYAQIDQMLERYLENKETIQFIQIGANDGITNDRLNQWIRRGNWQGILVEPVPYIFKQLKNNYSNHNNLQFENAAVSHADGTISFYSINPKMKDRIPNFERMGTLNREILEAIAKKINEPDMILEQTVDCISFASLKKKYNISFLNLLLIDTEGFDHEILKMIDFNCLTPEVIIFEHVNMSNSNYRESLKKLKKNNYKMYRLGLDTMAIQKQLNIKKISLRP; from the coding sequence ATGAAGTCTATTATAAAAAAAATCTTTCGTCAAGAAACCTACGCTTACAAAAGCCTGTCCCGGGTATATCATATTCGGTCTTATTGGAAACCTACATATGCCCAAATTGACCAAATGTTGGAAAGGTATCTCGAAAACAAAGAAACAATACAATTTATCCAAATTGGCGCCAATGATGGAATCACAAATGATCGCTTGAACCAATGGATCAGACGTGGTAATTGGCAAGGTATTTTAGTGGAACCAGTACCCTATATTTTCAAGCAACTCAAAAATAATTATTCAAATCACAACAACCTTCAATTTGAAAACGCGGCTGTATCGCATGCAGATGGAACCATTTCCTTTTACAGTATAAACCCAAAAATGAAAGATCGTATTCCTAACTTTGAAAGGATGGGTACACTTAATCGTGAGATTTTGGAAGCCATTGCAAAAAAAATTAATGAACCTGATATGATCTTAGAGCAAACCGTAGATTGTATTTCGTTTGCCTCCTTAAAAAAAAAGTACAACATTTCATTTTTGAATCTTCTTCTTATCGACACTGAGGGGTTTGATCATGAAATATTGAAAATGATCGATTTTAATTGTCTTACTCCCGAGGTTATCATATTTGAACATGTTAATATGAGTAATTCAAATTACAGGGAGAGCCTTAAAAAACTGAAGAAAAACAATTACAAAATGTATCGGCTTGGGTTGGACACAATGGCGATTCAAAAACAACTGAACATTAAAAAAATTTCGCTTCGTCCATGA